A single Streptomyces sannanensis DNA region contains:
- a CDS encoding alpha/beta hydrolase, which translates to MSSVSEDRLPAVTVPTITADARRTMLRTDDGVRIEALYEPSEQGSGGCAIVVAHGFTGSLGRPAVRRVARTFARRAAVVTFSFRGHGGSGGRSTVGDREVLDLAAAVSWARSLGHERVVTVGFSMGGSVVLRHAATHRGHTEARTDAVAAVSAPARWYYRGTAPMRRLHWLVTRPAGRLVGRYGFGTRIHHREWDPVPMSPVESVPFIAPTPLLIVHGDRDPYFPLDHPRMLAAAGPADLWLEPGMGHAENAADEGLLSRLADWLVHT; encoded by the coding sequence ATGAGTTCCGTGTCCGAGGACCGTTTGCCCGCTGTGACTGTTCCCACGATCACCGCGGATGCGCGGCGCACGATGCTCCGCACGGATGACGGAGTACGGATCGAAGCGCTGTACGAGCCGTCCGAGCAGGGCTCCGGCGGCTGCGCGATCGTCGTCGCGCACGGCTTCACCGGTTCGCTCGGCCGGCCCGCGGTGCGCCGGGTGGCCCGGACGTTCGCCCGCCGCGCGGCCGTGGTCACCTTCTCCTTCCGGGGGCACGGCGGGTCCGGCGGCCGGTCGACCGTCGGCGACCGCGAGGTGCTCGACCTGGCGGCCGCCGTGTCCTGGGCACGCTCACTGGGGCACGAGCGGGTCGTGACCGTCGGTTTCTCGATGGGCGGCTCGGTGGTGCTGCGGCACGCTGCGACGCACCGGGGACACACGGAGGCGCGTACCGATGCCGTGGCCGCGGTGAGCGCACCGGCCCGCTGGTACTACCGCGGCACCGCCCCCATGCGGCGTCTGCACTGGCTGGTCACCCGGCCCGCCGGCCGCCTGGTCGGCCGCTACGGCTTCGGCACCCGCATCCACCACCGGGAGTGGGACCCGGTGCCGATGTCCCCCGTCGAGTCCGTCCCGTTCATCGCCCCGACACCGCTGCTGATCGTCCACGGCGACCGCGACCCGTACTTCCCCCTCGACCACCCGCGGATGCTCGCCGCGGCGGGTCCCGCCGACCTCTGGCTGGAGCCGGGCATGGGCCACGCCGAGAACGCCGCCGACGAGGGGCTGCTGAGCCGCCTCGCCGACTGGCTGGTACACACGTAG
- a CDS encoding MoaD/ThiS family protein, with protein sequence MAAGTIRYWAAAKSAAGTADEPYSAETLAEALDAVRERHPGELTRVLMRCSFLVDGDPVGTRGHETVRLAEGGTVEVLPPFAGG encoded by the coding sequence ATGGCAGCGGGAACCATCCGCTACTGGGCAGCGGCCAAGTCCGCCGCCGGGACCGCGGATGAGCCGTACTCGGCGGAGACCCTGGCCGAGGCCCTGGACGCGGTGCGCGAGCGGCACCCGGGAGAGCTGACACGCGTCCTGATGCGCTGCTCCTTCCTTGTCGACGGCGACCCCGTCGGGACCCGTGGTCATGAGACGGTACGGCTGGCCGAGGGCGGCACGGTCGAGGTGCTTCCGCCATTCGCAGGAGGGTGA
- a CDS encoding putative leader peptide, which produces MKRQADLTKRRAVDLCRVAAMLCRTA; this is translated from the coding sequence ATGAAGCGACAGGCGGATCTCACGAAGCGGCGGGCAGTCGACCTGTGCCGCGTCGCCGCCATGCTCTGTCGCACCGCCTGA
- a CDS encoding FABP family protein translates to MIEIPSDLNPALVPLAFLLGRWEGAGVSDFPGAEKCNFGQAVTFTHDGRDFLEYVSHSWVLDKDGNKVRPLETESGYWRVDKDRKVEVVMVRDQGIVEVWYGELADQKPQIDLATDAVARTAASGPYSGGKRLYGYVKGDLMWVGEKATPEVELRPYMSAHLKKVVTPEDVANMARNLPELPDDGIAFFR, encoded by the coding sequence ATGATCGAGATCCCGTCCGACCTCAACCCGGCCCTCGTCCCGCTGGCCTTCCTTCTCGGCCGCTGGGAGGGTGCGGGCGTCTCCGACTTCCCCGGTGCCGAGAAGTGCAACTTCGGCCAGGCGGTCACCTTCACCCACGACGGCCGGGACTTCCTCGAGTACGTCTCGCACTCCTGGGTCCTCGACAAGGACGGCAACAAGGTCCGTCCGCTGGAGACCGAGAGCGGCTACTGGCGCGTCGACAAGGACCGCAAGGTCGAGGTCGTCATGGTCCGTGACCAGGGCATCGTCGAGGTCTGGTACGGCGAGCTGGCCGACCAGAAGCCCCAGATCGACCTGGCCACCGACGCCGTGGCCCGTACCGCCGCCTCCGGCCCGTACAGCGGTGGCAAGCGGCTCTACGGCTACGTCAAGGGCGACCTGATGTGGGTCGGCGAGAAGGCCACCCCCGAGGTGGAGCTCCGCCCGTACATGTCGGCGCACCTGAAGAAGGTCGTCACCCCGGAGGACGTCGCCAATATGGCGCGCAACCTCCCGGAGCTCCCGGACGACGGGATCGCCTTCTTCCGGTAG
- a CDS encoding folate-binding protein, with protein MRSPLLSLPGAVPAEGRDEGVAAHYGDLFREQRALADGAGLVDLSHRGVIAVTGEDRLSWLHLLLTQHVSDLPPGQATEALILSAHGHIEHALYLVDDGETVWAHVEPGTQDALIAYLESMKFFYKVEVADRTADFAVVHLPAGSIAVAPEGVVVRETAYGRDLFLPREGLEAYAAAHGPTAGILAYEALRVEQHRPRLGFETDHRTIPHEIGLIGTAVHLQKGCYRGQETVARVQNLGKPPRRLVFLHLDGSEVHLPGHGDPVRLAEEGPEGRQLGFVTTSARHYELGPIALALVKRNVPVDAPLLAGTTAAAQEVVVEP; from the coding sequence ATGAGAAGCCCCCTGCTGTCCCTGCCCGGCGCTGTCCCCGCCGAAGGACGCGACGAAGGTGTCGCCGCCCACTACGGCGACCTGTTCCGCGAGCAGCGTGCGCTCGCGGACGGCGCCGGCCTCGTGGATCTCTCGCACCGCGGCGTCATCGCCGTCACCGGCGAGGACCGGCTGAGCTGGCTGCACCTTCTGCTCACCCAGCACGTCAGCGACCTGCCGCCGGGGCAGGCCACCGAGGCGCTGATCCTCTCCGCGCACGGGCACATCGAGCACGCCCTCTACCTCGTCGACGACGGCGAGACGGTCTGGGCGCATGTCGAACCCGGCACCCAGGACGCGCTGATCGCGTACCTGGAGTCGATGAAGTTCTTCTACAAGGTCGAGGTCGCGGACCGTACGGCCGACTTCGCGGTGGTGCACCTGCCGGCCGGTTCGATCGCCGTGGCCCCGGAAGGCGTCGTCGTGCGGGAGACCGCGTACGGCCGGGACCTGTTCCTGCCGCGCGAGGGGCTGGAGGCGTACGCGGCCGCCCACGGCCCGACGGCCGGCATCCTCGCGTACGAGGCGCTGCGCGTCGAGCAGCACCGGCCCCGACTCGGCTTCGAGACCGACCACCGGACCATCCCGCACGAGATCGGGTTGATCGGCACCGCCGTCCACCTCCAGAAGGGCTGCTACCGCGGCCAGGAGACGGTCGCCCGGGTCCAGAACCTGGGCAAGCCGCCGCGCCGGCTGGTCTTCCTGCACCTGGACGGCAGCGAGGTACATCTGCCGGGACACGGCGACCCGGTGCGGCTCGCCGAGGAAGGCCCGGAGGGGCGCCAGCTGGGCTTCGTGACCACCTCGGCCCGACACTACGAGCTGGGCCCGATCGCGCTGGCGCTGGTCAAGCGGAACGTCCCGGTGGATGCCCCGCTGCTGGCGGGTACGACCGCCGCGGCCCA
- a CDS encoding DUF3099 domain-containing protein, with the protein MLARRRRIYFWMMGGCLVLFVSAWGFVRLWSVPAAVAMCFVAMFVPPVAAMIANRRGPEDRWWDDPSGDPQSDEWWDELDGKKRRDETQ; encoded by the coding sequence GTGCTCGCCCGACGTCGACGCATCTACTTCTGGATGATGGGCGGATGCCTCGTACTCTTCGTGTCCGCCTGGGGTTTCGTACGCCTCTGGTCGGTCCCGGCCGCCGTCGCGATGTGCTTCGTCGCCATGTTCGTCCCACCGGTCGCGGCGATGATCGCCAACCGGCGCGGCCCCGAGGACCGCTGGTGGGACGACCCCTCCGGCGATCCCCAGTCGGACGAGTGGTGGGACGAACTCGACGGCAAGAAGCGCCGTGACGAGACTCAGTAG
- a CDS encoding DsrE family protein, with protein MAKKLVIKVTAGADAPERCSQAFTVAAVAVASGVEVSLWLTGESSWFALPGRAAEFELPHAAPLPDLIESIQAAGRITLCTQCAVRRDITEKDVIEGVRIAGAQVFVSEVMADGVQALVY; from the coding sequence ATGGCGAAGAAGCTCGTGATCAAGGTGACCGCCGGGGCCGATGCCCCCGAGCGGTGCTCGCAGGCCTTCACCGTGGCGGCCGTCGCGGTGGCCAGTGGCGTGGAGGTCTCCTTGTGGCTGACCGGGGAGTCGTCGTGGTTCGCGCTGCCGGGGCGGGCCGCGGAGTTCGAGCTGCCGCACGCCGCGCCGCTGCCGGATCTGATCGAGTCGATCCAGGCCGCGGGTCGGATCACGCTGTGCACGCAGTGCGCGGTCCGTCGGGACATCACCGAGAAGGACGTCATCGAGGGCGTGCGGATCGCCGGCGCGCAGGTCTTCGTCAGCGAGGTCATGGCCGACGGCGTACAGGCACTCGTCTACTGA
- a CDS encoding DUF2993 domain-containing protein, with product MRALRALLIIGVILGGLFVAADRFAVGYAEDRAAGKIKASQGLVSEPDVSIKGFPFLTQAAAFELDEVEVRLDGVKASAEGHQVDVTEVEAELRDVKFDSNFSSGTAARATGSARISYEALAKAAPVGATVAYAGPERAAKGQVKISGSVDDLLARAGIAVPDALMRMVKGDRPLTVYSTVSIVDGKTVRLQAEDIPGLPGSFQKKVSKAVDYELRIDGLPRSITLDRATATEEGLRFSGTGTGVSLTG from the coding sequence ATGCGAGCACTGCGCGCACTACTGATCATCGGGGTGATTCTCGGCGGCCTCTTCGTCGCCGCGGACCGCTTCGCCGTCGGCTACGCGGAGGACAGGGCGGCCGGCAAGATCAAGGCGAGTCAGGGTCTGGTCTCGGAGCCGGACGTCTCCATAAAGGGCTTCCCCTTCCTCACGCAGGCCGCCGCCTTCGAGCTGGACGAGGTCGAGGTGCGCCTCGACGGCGTGAAGGCCAGCGCGGAGGGCCACCAGGTGGACGTCACCGAGGTCGAGGCCGAGCTGCGGGACGTGAAGTTCGACAGCAACTTCTCCTCCGGGACCGCCGCCCGGGCCACCGGCTCGGCGCGTATCTCGTACGAGGCACTGGCGAAGGCGGCGCCCGTGGGCGCGACGGTGGCCTATGCCGGACCGGAGCGGGCGGCCAAGGGCCAGGTCAAGATCAGCGGGTCGGTGGACGATCTGCTCGCGCGTGCGGGGATCGCGGTCCCGGACGCTCTCATGCGGATGGTGAAGGGGGACCGCCCCCTCACCGTCTACAGCACGGTGTCGATCGTCGACGGCAAAACGGTCCGGCTGCAGGCCGAGGACATCCCTGGACTGCCGGGGTCCTTCCAGAAGAAGGTGAGCAAGGCGGTCGACTACGAGCTGAGGATCGACGGCCTGCCCAGGAGCATCACCCTCGACCGGGCCACGGCCACCGAGGAAGGACTGCGCTTCTCGGGCACCGGCACCGGGGTGTCGCTGACCGGATAA
- a CDS encoding DUF1416 domain-containing protein, protein MCGAQVGGPDASTIKPGETTIQGQVTRDGRPVAGYVRLLDSTGEFTAEVPTSATGQFRFYAAEGTWTVRALVPGGATADRTVVARTGGLAEVVIAV, encoded by the coding sequence ATGTGTGGAGCGCAGGTCGGCGGCCCCGACGCCTCGACGATCAAGCCCGGTGAGACCACGATCCAGGGTCAGGTGACCCGCGACGGCCGGCCCGTCGCCGGTTACGTGCGCCTGCTGGACTCGACCGGCGAGTTCACCGCCGAGGTCCCCACCTCGGCGACCGGACAGTTCCGCTTCTACGCGGCCGAGGGCACCTGGACCGTGCGTGCCCTCGTCCCGGGCGGCGCGACGGCGGACCGTACGGTCGTCGCCCGGACCGGTGGCCTGGCCGAGGTCGTCATCGCCGTCTGA
- a CDS encoding sulfurtransferase — MSRRSEVLVDADWAEAHIDDPKVVIVEVDEDTSAYDVNHIRNAVRIDWKKDLQDPVRRDFVDQEGFEKLLSAKGIANDDTVILYGGNNNWFASYAYWYFKLYGHRDVKLLDGGRKKWELDSRDLVAEVPERAATQYKAEAQDTSIRAFRDEVLAAIGNQNLVDVRSPDEFSGKLLAPAHLPQEQSQRPGHVPTARNIPWSKNANDDGTFKSDDELKALYADERVDLAKDTIAYCRIGERSALTWFVLHELLGVENVKNYDGSWTEYGSLVGVPIELGADK, encoded by the coding sequence ATGAGCCGTCGCAGCGAAGTACTCGTCGACGCCGACTGGGCCGAGGCCCACATCGACGACCCGAAGGTCGTCATCGTCGAGGTGGACGAGGACACGTCCGCGTACGACGTGAACCACATCCGCAACGCCGTCCGCATCGACTGGAAGAAGGACCTCCAGGACCCGGTGCGCCGCGACTTCGTCGACCAGGAGGGCTTCGAGAAGCTCCTCTCGGCCAAGGGCATCGCCAACGACGACACCGTCATCCTCTACGGCGGCAACAACAACTGGTTCGCGTCCTACGCCTACTGGTACTTCAAGCTCTACGGCCACCGCGACGTGAAGCTCCTCGACGGCGGCCGCAAGAAGTGGGAGCTCGACTCCCGCGACCTGGTCGCCGAGGTTCCGGAGCGCGCGGCCACCCAGTACAAGGCCGAGGCCCAGGACACCTCGATCCGCGCCTTCCGTGACGAGGTGCTCGCCGCCATCGGCAACCAGAACCTGGTCGACGTCCGCTCCCCCGACGAGTTCAGCGGCAAGCTGCTCGCCCCGGCCCACCTGCCGCAGGAGCAGTCGCAGCGCCCCGGCCACGTGCCCACCGCCCGCAACATCCCGTGGTCCAAGAACGCCAACGACGACGGCACCTTCAAGTCGGACGACGAGCTCAAGGCCCTCTACGCCGACGAGCGGGTCGACCTGGCGAAGGACACCATCGCCTACTGCCGCATCGGTGAGCGCTCCGCGCTGACCTGGTTCGTGCTGCACGAGCTGCTCGGCGTCGAGAACGTCAAGAACTACGACGGCTCGTGGACCGAGTACGGCTCCCTCGTCGGCGTGCCGATCGAGCTCGGCGCCGACAAGTAA
- a CDS encoding response regulator transcription factor: MSSLLLLTNALQPSTEVLPALGLLLHSVRVAPAEGPALVDTPGADVILVDGRRDLPQVRSLCRLLRSTGPGCPLLLVVTEGGLAAVTADWGIDDVLLDTAGPAEVEARLRLALGRQQIGTDDSPMEIRSGDLSVDEATYSAKLKGRVLDLTFKEFELLKYLAQHPGRVFTRAQLLQEVWGYDYFGGTRTVDVHVRRLRAKLGPEHESLIGTVRNVGYRFVTPEKVERAAEEAKAKATTKAAARAEGSAGDGRAAVRPAQR, encoded by the coding sequence ATGAGCTCTCTGCTGCTGCTGACCAATGCCCTCCAGCCGTCGACGGAGGTACTGCCCGCGCTCGGCCTGCTGCTGCACAGCGTCCGGGTGGCCCCGGCGGAGGGGCCGGCGCTCGTCGACACCCCGGGTGCCGACGTCATCCTGGTGGACGGCCGTCGTGATCTGCCGCAGGTGCGCAGCCTCTGCCGGCTCCTTCGCTCCACCGGGCCCGGCTGTCCGCTGCTGCTGGTCGTGACCGAGGGCGGCCTCGCGGCCGTCACCGCCGACTGGGGCATCGACGACGTCCTGCTGGACACGGCGGGCCCCGCCGAGGTGGAGGCCCGGCTGCGGCTGGCCCTGGGCCGGCAGCAGATCGGCACGGACGACTCGCCTATGGAGATCCGCAGCGGCGACCTGTCCGTCGACGAGGCGACGTACAGCGCGAAGCTGAAGGGCCGGGTCCTGGACCTCACGTTCAAGGAGTTCGAGCTGCTGAAGTACCTCGCGCAGCACCCGGGCCGGGTGTTCACGCGGGCGCAGCTGCTCCAGGAGGTCTGGGGTTACGACTACTTCGGCGGCACGCGCACGGTCGACGTCCACGTACGGCGGCTGCGCGCCAAGCTCGGCCCCGAGCACGAGTCCCTCATCGGCACGGTCCGTAACGTCGGCTACCGTTTCGTGACCCCGGAGAAGGTCGAACGCGCGGCCGAGGAGGCCAAGGCGAAGGCCACCACGAAGGCCGCCGCGCGTGCGGAGGGCTCCGCCGGGGACGGCCGGGCGGCCGTACGCCCTGCCCAGAGGTAG
- a CDS encoding transcriptional repressor, whose protein sequence is MVTTDWQSDLRKRGYRLTPQRQLVLEAVDTLEHATPDDILTEVRKTAGGVNISTVYRTLELLEELGLVSHAHLGHGAPTYHLADRHHHLHLVCRDCGDVIEADVDVAAEFTASLRESFGFETDMKHFAIFGRCGKCTADAAKAES, encoded by the coding sequence GTGGTGACCACCGACTGGCAGAGCGATCTCCGCAAGCGCGGCTACCGGCTGACGCCGCAGCGTCAGCTGGTGCTGGAGGCCGTGGACACGCTGGAGCACGCCACGCCCGACGACATCCTCACCGAGGTGCGGAAGACGGCGGGCGGCGTGAACATCTCCACGGTCTACCGCACCCTGGAGCTGCTGGAGGAGCTGGGCCTCGTCTCCCACGCCCACCTCGGGCACGGCGCTCCCACCTACCATCTGGCCGACCGGCACCACCATCTCCACCTGGTGTGCCGGGACTGCGGTGATGTGATCGAGGCCGATGTGGACGTCGCCGCCGAGTTCACCGCGTCGCTGCGCGAATCCTTCGGTTTCGAGACGGACATGAAGCACTTCGCGATCTTCGGCCGTTGCGGGAAGTGCACCGCCGACGCCGCAAAGGCCGAGTCGTAG
- a CDS encoding LacI family DNA-binding transcriptional regulator, giving the protein MAKVTRDDVARLAGTSTAVVSYVINNGPRPVAPATRERVLAAIKELGYRPDRVAQAMASRRTDLIGMIVPDARQPFFAEMSHAVEQAAAERGKMVLVGNSDYLDEREVHYLRAFLGMRVAGLILVSQGPSERAAAEIEAWDARVVLLHERPEAIDDVAVVTDDIGGAQLATRHLLEHGHASVACVGGVESTPTIGDPVTDHVEGWRRAMLESGRPTDGLLYHAPFNRYDAYQVALGILDRPDRPTAIFCATDDQAIGVLRAARELRIDVPTELAVAGFDDVKEAGLTDPPLTTVASDRPAMARAAVDLVLDDGLRTPGSRRERLKQFPSRLVIRRSCGCG; this is encoded by the coding sequence GTGGCCAAGGTGACGCGTGATGATGTGGCAAGACTGGCGGGGACGTCGACCGCGGTCGTCAGCTATGTCATCAACAACGGACCCCGGCCGGTCGCCCCGGCCACGCGCGAGCGTGTACTCGCCGCGATCAAGGAGCTGGGCTACCGGCCCGACCGGGTCGCGCAGGCGATGGCCTCGCGGCGCACGGACCTCATAGGCATGATCGTCCCGGATGCGCGGCAGCCGTTCTTCGCGGAGATGTCCCACGCGGTCGAGCAGGCCGCGGCCGAGCGCGGAAAGATGGTCCTGGTCGGCAACTCCGACTACCTCGACGAGCGTGAGGTCCACTATCTGCGGGCCTTCCTCGGCATGCGGGTCGCCGGGCTGATCCTGGTCAGCCAGGGGCCGAGCGAGCGGGCCGCCGCGGAGATCGAGGCCTGGGACGCCCGGGTGGTGCTGCTGCACGAACGGCCCGAGGCCATAGACGACGTGGCCGTCGTCACGGACGACATCGGTGGCGCGCAGCTCGCCACCCGGCATCTGCTGGAGCACGGTCACGCGTCCGTCGCCTGTGTGGGCGGTGTCGAGTCGACGCCGACCATAGGCGACCCGGTCACCGACCATGTCGAGGGCTGGCGCCGGGCCATGCTGGAATCCGGGCGCCCGACCGACGGCCTGCTCTACCACGCCCCGTTCAACCGTTACGACGCCTACCAGGTGGCGCTGGGCATCCTCGACCGGCCCGACCGGCCGACAGCGATCTTCTGCGCGACGGACGACCAGGCGATCGGCGTGCTGCGGGCCGCGCGCGAGCTGCGCATCGACGTGCCGACCGAGCTGGCGGTGGCCGGCTTCGACGACGTCAAGGAAGCCGGGCTGACCGATCCGCCGCTGACGACGGTGGCCTCGGACCGGCCCGCGATGGCCCGTGCGGCGGTGGACCTGGTGCTGGACGACGGTCTGCGGACGCCCGGCTCACGCCGGGAGCGGCTGAAGCAGTTCCCCTCCCGGCTGGTGATCCGCCGCTCCTGCGGCTGCGGCTGA